Below is a genomic region from Parageobacillus toebii NBRC 107807.
AGATATTGAGTGGTTCCGGCAATCATTTAACGAACATGTTATTGCGTGTGCGGTCGGAAAAGTTACAGCTGAAGCGCTTTATGAAGAGGGGATTGTCCGCGTTGTTGCTCCGGAACTAGAGCGGATGGGCGCAATGATTGTTACATTGTCGCAATATTTCGAACGCTAGTCATAGCGATGAAGAAAAATCACGCAGGAAATTTCTTGCGTGATTTTTCTTTGCTTATTTGTGTGACATAGCGCACAACATTTTGAAAGGGAACGGGATAAAATGAGAGACAAAGAAGCAATAGGAGGAATGGATAATGCATTCATTTTGTCATATGGGCGGGCACGAAGAAGTGGAGCTATGTTCAGGTTTAGAGCGTTTAAAGCAGGAGCATGGGCCGTTGCGTGAGCAAATGCATGATTTTTTTGAACTGGCACAGACTATTGGCAACAATGATGAAGTGCAAGATTGGAAAGAACGCTTGCTTGCATTACGGAAAAATGTTCTAGCATTTATTTATGAGTTAGATCCGCACTCAGAGCGGGAAGAAGGTGTGTTGTTTCCAATGATGGCTCGATATATCGGAAGAACGTCCGGTCCGATTGCGGTCATGGAGTATGAACACGAACAAGCGAAACAACGAATCGCATCTTTTTTAACAAAAACAGCGGAGCTTCCAGAAACGGCCGATCGGGAAAGTGCCATGGAGCTTGCCGATATGGTTATCCAAGCATATCATATTTTGTCGGAACACTTTATGAAAGAAGAAAACGTGCTATTTCCGATGGCCGAACGCATGCTATCTGATAAAGAAAAAGAAGAATTGGCTGAAAAAATAAGCCAAATATAAGAAAAACGGGATGCCCCATATAGGGGTATCCCGTTTTTCCATATATATGAAAGGGGGATTTGAGCATATTATATTAATGAATGTTGTTTAGTTGCTCCGCTTGCTTAGGCATGCGTTTACGATAAACGACATAGTTTCGTCTAAGATAACGGAGCGGCAAGCTAAACACGTGCACCAATCTTGTAAATGGCCAAACGGCAAAAATGCCTAATGCTGCGATAATATGAATTTGAAACCAGATTGGCACCTGTTCCATATAAGCTGGGTTTGGCCGGAACATTAGGACGCCGCGGAACCATGGACCGATTGTTGTTCGATAGTCAAAGCCGTTGGAATCGATATTAAGCAGCGTAGAAAAAAGTCCGGTTAAGATGACAATCGCGAGGAAAAAGAGAGCGATCCAATCCCCACGGCTGCTTGTTACTCTAACGCGCTTTACCGCTATGCGGCGGCGGGTCAGAATGATTAGTCCGATCAGAGCAGCCAATCCTGCCGGAATACCACCAGCAAGGGCAATGAGGTGGTATGCTTCTTCCGAAATGCCCATCGTTTCGTAAACGGCTTCAGGAATCAGAATTCCCATGACATGTCCGATAAAAACGAATAAAATTCCCCAATGGAAAAGAAGGCTGCCGAGACGCAACTGCTTTTTTTCCAATACTTCGCTTGATTTGGACGTCCAGCCAAACTGATCGTATTGATAACGCCAAATATGGCCGCCGATAAAAATCGTTAGGACAACGTAAGGCAAAATGACCCAAAGAAATTGTTTCAACATATCACACACTTCCTTTCGGGATTGGCTTCACACCAAGTTCTTCGAACGCCAGGAAAATAGCGTCAAAAATAGCGGTATAAGGACTTTCAATGGCTGCGAGCTGTTTTCGGATTTCATCGATATTGTTTGCATATGTTTCAAAGAGCGGAACAACATATTGTTGTTCCGCGTAGGCGGCAAACTCAAGCATTAGCGGCAAATAATCAGGGAGTTCTTGGTCGGTCGTATCAAAACCGGCCGCTTTATAACGCTGTTTTAGTTGCAAAAGCTCCAAACCGCGCTCGCGCTGCTCGCCTGTATTCATATAGGTAACATACAAATTTGTTTTTTTGCCGAAATCGAACGTTTCGACATATTGTTCCATGCGCTGCTGAGCAGGGATTGTTTGTATGTGATGAATAAAAGTCGTGATATTATTGACGATTGCATCATTTTGTACAGTATGGATTGCTTCTAGGCAGTCGTCTAGCAAGTTTGCCCATTCTTCATCAGGATATGACAATAAATGGGATATGCATAAAAACACGGTTTGCATTTGTTCTTGATCCATCATTTATCACCTCGTATTAAGAGAGCGTGCCGCAAGCACCTGGACCGCCGGCAAATGATAAACCGCAGCTTCCTTGTTCCGCGTATAATTCGGCGACTTCTTCGCGATGGGATGCCGGAATCACGAAGCGGTCTTTATATTTTGCGATCGCTAATAAACGGTACATGTCTTCGATATCTTGTTCGCTTAAATCGAGCTCTTCTATCATGCTGATATCGGGTTGTTTGTTTGTTTGACGCGCGCGCATATAGGAACGCATCGCCGCCATTTTTTTCAACGTAATACGGATGTGTGTTTCATCTCCAGCTGTTAATAAATTTGCTAAATATTGAATTGGGATGCGCATTTCATCAATCGCTGGGAAAATGTCTTCCGCGTTCGCTTTGCTTCCTTTTCCTTCAAACATGTTCATAAACGGGCTAAGCGGAGGAATATACCATACCATTGGCAATGTGCGGTATTCCGGGTGAAGCGGAAGAGCGATTTTCCAGTCGACAATCATTTTATAAATCGGCGAACGCTGCGCTGCTTCAATCCATTCGTCCGGAATACCTTCTTCTTTCGCTTTCGCGATGACTTCTGGATCGTGCGGATCTAAGAAAATTTCAAGTTGAGAATGGTATAACGATTTTTCATCTTCCACGCTTGCCGCTTCTTTCACTTTGTCCGCATCGTAAAGCATCACGCCGATATAACGGATGCGGCCGACGCACGTTTCCGCGCAGATCGTCGGCATGCCCGCTTCAATTCGCGGAAAGCAAAGCGTACATTTTTCCGCTTTATTTGTTTGCCAGTTAAAATATACTTTTTTATACGGGCAGCTTGTCACGCAATGGCGCCATGCGCGGCATGCGTTTTGGTCAACGAGGACGATGCCGTCTTCATCGCGTTTGTACATCGCTCCCGACGGGCAGCTTGAAACGCAAGGCGGATTGATGCAATGCTCGCAAATACGCGGCAAATACATCATAAACACATTTTCAAATTCCGCTTGGATTGCTTGTTCCATTTTGACAACGTTCGGATCTTTTAGTCCGGTAACGTGAGCACCGGCAAGATCGTCTTCCCAGTTTGGCCCCCAAGATAGTTCCATGAACTCGCCGGTGATCGCCGATTTCGGGCGAGCAACCGGCTGATGGCGTTTTTCGGGGCTAGTGGTCAATGTTTCGTAATCATAATTCCATGGTTCATAATAGTCATCAATCGTTGGTTGATACGGATTATAAAACAAGTTGAGAAGGCGCGTTGTTTTTGAGCCGGATTTCAGCTGGAGCTCCCCGTTTTTGAGCTCCCAGCCGCCTTTATATTTGTCTTGATCTTCCCACTGTTTCGGATAACCGATCCCTGGTTTTGTTTCGACGTTGTTGAAATACATATATTCTGCACCGGGACGATTTGTCCACGTATTTTTGCAAGTGACGCTGCACGTATGGCAGCCGATGCATTTATCTAAATTCATGACCATGCCGACTTGCGCTTTAATCTTCAAGCCAATCGACCTCCTCTAATTTGCGAATAATGACATACAAGTCGCGTTGGTTTCCAGTTGGACCGTAATAGTTAAATCCGTAGCTTAATTGCGCATACCCGCCAATCATATGGGTCGGTTTCATATGAATGCGTGTCGGGCTGTTGTGCGTGCCTCCGCGGTTGTTTGTCAGTTTCGTACCAGGAACGTTAATGTGTCGGTCCTGGGCGTGGTGCATAAATGCCATACCGCGCGGCAAACGGTGAGAGACAACAGCGCGTGCGACAACGACACCGTTGCGGTTGAAGCATTCAATCCAGTCGTTATCGCGAATGCCGGCTTCTTCGGCATCATCTTTGTTGATCCAGACGGTCGGACCGCCGCGGAACAGCGTAAGCATTGGCAGCGCATCAAAGTACATGCTGTGAATCGACCATTTGTTATGTGGTGTTAAATAATTCAGAACGATTTCTTTTCCTTTGACGTCCGGACGTTTTTTCGAAAATGGGCGATGCTGCAAGATTGGTTTAAACGTTGCCATTGCTTCGCCAAATTCATGCATTAATTCGTGATCCAAGTAATACGACTGCCGTCCTGTCAATGTCCGCCAAGGAATGAGCCGTTCGACGTTCGTCGTAAACGGTGAATAACGTCTTCCGCCTTTTTCTGAGCCGCTAAACGCCGGTGAAGTGATGACTGTTTTTGGCTGTGCGGTAATTTGCTCGAACGTAAAGCATTCTTCTTCACGTTCTTTCGCTAAATCGACAAGCGACAAGTTCGTCTTTTTCTCGAGCGCTTCCCATGCTTTGACCGCAACTTTTCCGTTTGTTGTCGATGATAGCGCGAGGATCGCTTCCGCCGCATTTTTCGCATCGCTAATATCTGGGCAGCCGGCGGCAATCGACGAGCGTTTGATCGTGCCTAACGTCTTTTTCAATTTTTCGTACTCCTCTTTGACCGACCAGGCAATGCCTTTTGTGCCCATTGGTTGTTTGGCCACGTTCGGTCCAAGGGAGATCATTTTATCGTAAATAAGTGTATAGTCGCGCTCGATGACATGAATGTTCGGCATGGTTTTTCCTGGGATTGGTTCGCACTCGCCTTTACTCCAGTCACGTACTTTGCCGAAAGGCTGTGACAATTCTTGCGCCGTGTCATGAAGAAGAGGAGTCGCCACCACTTCTTTGACCGGCTTCATGCCGATTTGTTTTGCGACATCGGAAACGGCTTTTGCTAATGACTTGAAAATATCCCAGTCTGAGCGTGCTTCCCATGGCGAGGAAATCGCTGGATTAAATGGATGAACAAACGGATGCATATCCGTGCTGCTTAAGTCGTGTTTTTCGTACCATGTTGCAGCAGGAAGAACGATATCGGAATATAGCGCCGTTCCCGCCATGCGGAAATCTAAGTTGATTAATAAATCGAGCTTTCCTTCCGGTGCTTGTTCGCGCCATGTGATTTCTTGCGGACGCAAACTGTCTTGATCATCGTTCATCAATCCGTGTGTGGTGCCGAGCAAATGTTTTAAGAAATACTCATGGCCTTTGCCCGAGCTAGAAATTAAGTTTGCGCGCCAAACGATTAAATTTCTTGGAAAGTTGGCTTCATGATCCGGATCTTCAATCGCAAATCGCAGTGTTTTTTCTTTTAATTGTCGAGCGACATATTGCGCGATTTGTTCCGGTGTCGAAGCGCCGGCGGCAACGGCTTCTTCATACAAGTCAATGCCGTTTTTGTTAAATGTCGGATAAGAAGGCAGCCAGCCAAGCCGTGCTGCAAGAACGTTATAATCAGCATAATGTGAATAACGTGCTTTTTTCACAAGCGGAGAAACAAGTTCATCGACTGGTATTTCTTCATAGCGCCATTGGTCAGTCGCAAAGTAGAAGAACGATGTACCATTTTGCAATTTTGGCGGCATCGTCCAATCGCGCGCTGTCATAATCGTTTGCCATCCTTCTGCCGGACGCAGTTTTTCTTGTCCGACGTAGTGCGCCCATCCGCCACCGTTGACTCCTTGCGCGCCGACGAACAAGACAAGATTTAATACGGCGCGGTAAATCGCATCGGAGTGGAACCAATGGTTAATGCCAGCGCCGACAATAATCATTGAGCGGCCGTTGGTGTCAATCGCGTTTTGCGCGAACTCGCGCGCGATTTTAATCGCTAGCTCGCGTTTGACGCCGGTAATCGTTTCTTGCCATGCTGGCGTGAATGGAACAAGATCATTGTACGTACGGGCGACGTTTCCACCAATCCCGCGGTCGACGCCGTAATTGGCAAGGACAAGATCATAGACGGTCGTTACATACGTTTCGCCATTTTCGGTTTGTATTTTTTTTGCCGGGACGACGCGTTCAATCGTTTCCCTTCCTTCATTAGTAAAGTACGGAATATGAATCGTAACGAGCTCATCTTCGCTCCCTAAAAACGATAGACAAGGTTCAATCGGCTGTTCCGTTTCTTCATCCACCATATGTAAATTCCATTTTCCTTGATCGTCCCAGCGCGAACCGATTGTTCCATGCGGAATCGTAAATGTTTTTTTATTTTCATCGTAAACGACCGGCTTCCATTCGGCGTTGGTGACGTTGCGGCCGAGATCTTTTGCCTGCAAGAAGCGGTCGGCCACCCATTTGTTGCCATCTTTTTTCAAAGTGACAATGAACGGAAAATCGGTGTATGTTTTGGCATATTGCTGGAAGTAAGGAACTTGCCGATCGACGTAATATTCTTTTAAAATGACATGGCCCATGGCCATGGCGAGCGCGCCATCTGTTCCTGGTTTCACGCTGAGCCAATCATCGGCAAACTTTGTCGATTCGGCATAGTCTGGGCTGATTGACACGACTTTTGTACCGCGGTAGCGAACTTCCGCTAAAAAGTGGGCGTCTGGCGTCCGGGTGAGCGGTACATTGGACCCCCATGTAATAATGTAGCCGGAGTTATACCAGTCACTCGATTCCGGAACGTCGGTTTGGTCGCCCCAAATTTGCGGCGATGCAGGCGGCAGGTCCGCATACCAGTCGTAAAAGCTAAGCATCGGTCCGCCTATCAGCTGCATAAAGCGTGAACCGGCCGCATGGCTGACCATCGACATCGCTGGAATTGGCGAAAAACCAACATTGCGGTCCGGACCGTATTTGATGACAGTATATAATAGTGATGTAGCGACAAGCGTTAACGCTTCATCCCAGCTGACGCGGACAAATCCGCCCTTTCCGCGCGCTTGTTTATACCGTTTTGCTTTTTCCGGATTTTCGACGATGCTTTTCCAAGCGTCAAGCGGATTTTTATGTTCTTGTAGCGCTTCCCGCCACATATCCATCAACACGCCGCGCACGTATGGATATTTCACGCGGAGCGGGCTGTAAATGTACCAAGAAAAACTTGCGCCGCGAGGACAACCGCGTGGTTCAAAATCAGGCATATCCGGTCCGGTTGAGGGATAATCAATTTGTTGTCCTTCCCATGTGACGATTCCGTCTTTTACGTAAATGTTCCAGCTGCATGAGCCAGTGCAGTTGACTCCATGGGTGGAACGGACGACTTTATCATGCTGCCAACGGCGGCGGTAAACATTTTCCCAATCGCGGTCGCCGTAGGTCACCTCACTATGGTCATTAGCATATCGTTCGATCGGTTTCATATATTTGAAACGATTCAATAACGGAGATCGCTTTCGTTTCATTTTGTTTCACTCCTTCATCAATTTGTGTAATTTTACTATAGCCATAATGAAAATAAAGGGATGTTAACTTTGTCACAGTTGGCTCGATTGTCACAAATCTGTCAAATGGTGAACGAAAACGAACAAACATTCTTTTTTTGTGTTATAATAGAGAAAAAGTTTTACATAATGAGGAGGTCGCATTGAGATATCATAGTCATATTGTTACGTCATTATGTTTTGGGGCAGCGGTCGCTGCGCATACATCACTTTCGTTTAGCGTAAGCTATACGGCGGGAATTGTCGTCGGCAGCTTACTTCCCGACATTGATGAACCGAAGTCGTACGTCGGACGGCGCTCAATGGGGGTATCCAATAAAGTAAAAGAAGCGTTTGGCCATCGCGGCATGACCCATTCGCTTGTTATATGGGGAATCATCGCCCTTGTTATGATGTGGGAGTCGTCTTCGTTATTTGCCGTCGGCTTTGTGCTCGGCTATTTGTTTCATATTCTCGAAGACTTTTTCTCTGTCCAAGGTGTGCCGCTCTTTTGGCCGTTCACTTTAAAGCGATTTAAAATTCCCATCTATCGCACAGGCAATTTCATCGAAAAAGCGCTCTTTTACGCAGCGTTTGCCTTGCTTGTTTATATAGGGACGAAAGAAAATTTGTTTTATGAATGGTGGAAATCATTCGGATCGTTCATGTGATCGTTCATGTGATCGTTCATAAAAATTGTTCATAAAAAAAGGAAAAAACACGTCAGCAGCGAATTGATGAAATGGATACATTTTGCGCATTTGGGGGGAGAGAAGATGAAAGAAAAATATCCTGTATTAAAAGGGGCAGAACCGTTTTATTTTGAAGGGAACAATATAGGAATATTAGTTTCCCATGGTTTTACTGGTACAACGCAAAGCATGCGCCCGTTAGGCGAGGCGTACGCAAAGGCGGGGTATACCGTTTGCGGCCCGCGGTTGAAAGGGCACGGAACGCATTATGAGGACATGGAACAAACGACATATGAAGATTGGATTCGATCGGTCGAGAGCGGATATGAGTGGTTAAAAGAACGTTGCGACACCATTTTTGTGACAGGTTTGTCGATGGGCGGGACCTTGACCCTATATATGGCGGAAACATATCCGGAAATAAAAGGAATTGTCCCGATTAATGCGGCGATTGACATTCCAACGATGGCCAGCGCAACAAATTTAGAAGACTTGCCTAGGTATCTGGATGCGATCGGCTCAGATATCAAAAATCCAGACGTGAAAGAATTAGCATACGAGAAAACCCCTGTCGCCTCCATTCGACAAATTGTCATGCTCATGGAAAAGGTGAGGGCCGACCTTCATAAAATCACATGTCCTGCATTAATCTTCGTTTCCGAAGAAGATCATGTCGTTCCACCTTCCAACTCTCAGCATATTTATGAGAAAATTAGTTCCAGCGAAAAAGAGCTTGTTTCGTTGAAAAATAGCTATCACGTTGCGACGCTTGATTATGATCAACAAAAAATTGTCGACCTGTCATTACGTTTTTTTGAAATGTATTCCGAAAAATAAATTCTCAAGAATGAAAAGATTTGTTTCGGCGAGTGCCGGGCAAATCTTTTTTGTTAAAAAATGGCCGTCATCATTTTTGTTCTTTTATCTATAAATCTATAGAGTTCAATTATAAATCCGTTTTACACTAGTGTTATATATCATGTTTGTCCACAAAGTCGGGTTGTATGGCAAAACATTATGCTACGTAGATATTTTGAAAGAAGAAAAGTAAAGGGGTTTCGCACATGAATATAGAACGAATCGCAACATATATCAAAGAAAAACGCATCATGGAGGCATTGAATGAAATCAAGCCGGTGCTTGCGGAAACAGAAAAGCGCTTGCTTTTTTATTGGAGAACACAGCTACGTTCGTTTGAAACGGTAGAACCGTTTTATCATTTAATTCGTCTATTTGATTACGCATTAATGTATCGCCATAGCGCGGTGCTTGCGCGCTACGCCCACCGCCGTTTTTCCACATTGCAAACGTTAACGTGGGTATGTGATGAGTGGCTCGAAGAACGAAGACCGCTCGATATCGAGGAAGCACTGCGGCCGCGGTTGGAAGCGATCGAAGTAAGTGAGGAAAACCGGGAACATGTGGCGCGCGCCGCTTTTACTCTTGTACGAGCGTTGCTTGAAATGAGACGGATCGAAGAAGCTCGCGAATGGATGCAAGTGGTCGAGCAGTATGAAACATTGCCGATGTACGATAAGTGGGGATACTTTTACATAGAAGCCGGCGATCGTGACAAAGCGGAAGAAGTGTTGCGAAAAGGGCTAGCGGAATGGGAACGCGGCGATATGTGCCATTTGCTGCTTGCGGATTTATACGCGTTAAACGGGCAGCATCAAAAAGCGCTTGAAATCGTGGAGCGCGGCATCGAACGGTTTCCACAAGTTCCCGCATTATATGTGGAAAAAGCGCGGCGTTTGCGAGATTTGCATGAGTACGAGGCAGCATTGGCGGCGATGGACGAGGTTGATCGGCTAGCTCCTTATCATGTACACCGTCGCTATTTTGCCCATGCGCGCGCGCAAATGTACTATAAGCTCGGCAAAATGGACGAGCTTGCAGCGCTCGTTCAGACGGAGAAATCATTGGCTTCTTCGCCATATGCTCGCGTGTTTGAACGCGCCTCCGGTGCCCAGGTGATGTTACCGATTGTGCCTGTTGTGCAAAAGCATAATTATTGCGTGCCTGCGAGTTTAGAAATGATGCTTCGTTTGTTGGGCAAACCGCTTACACAAGATGAAATCGCCGAGCATATTTTCGATGTGCGTGGTTCGAAATTGTCAACGACCGTTCATTATTTGGAAACGCTTGGATTTTGGTGCCGCTTTTTCATCGGTTCTGCGGAGCGGTGGAAACGGTTGA
It encodes:
- a CDS encoding hemerythrin domain-containing protein, giving the protein MHSFCHMGGHEEVELCSGLERLKQEHGPLREQMHDFFELAQTIGNNDEVQDWKERLLALRKNVLAFIYELDPHSEREEGVLFPMMARYIGRTSGPIAVMEYEHEQAKQRIASFLTKTAELPETADRESAMELADMVIQAYHILSEHFMKEENVLFPMAERMLSDKEKEELAEKISQI
- the narI gene encoding respiratory nitrate reductase subunit gamma, translating into MLKQFLWVILPYVVLTIFIGGHIWRYQYDQFGWTSKSSEVLEKKQLRLGSLLFHWGILFVFIGHVMGILIPEAVYETMGISEEAYHLIALAGGIPAGLAALIGLIILTRRRIAVKRVRVTSSRGDWIALFFLAIVILTGLFSTLLNIDSNGFDYRTTIGPWFRGVLMFRPNPAYMEQVPIWFQIHIIAALGIFAVWPFTRLVHVFSLPLRYLRRNYVVYRKRMPKQAEQLNNIH
- the narJ gene encoding nitrate reductase molybdenum cofactor assembly chaperone, whose amino-acid sequence is MDQEQMQTVFLCISHLLSYPDEEWANLLDDCLEAIHTVQNDAIVNNITTFIHHIQTIPAQQRMEQYVETFDFGKKTNLYVTYMNTGEQRERGLELLQLKQRYKAAGFDTTDQELPDYLPLMLEFAAYAEQQYVVPLFETYANNIDEIRKQLAAIESPYTAIFDAIFLAFEELGVKPIPKGSV
- the narH gene encoding nitrate reductase subunit beta yields the protein MKIKAQVGMVMNLDKCIGCHTCSVTCKNTWTNRPGAEYMYFNNVETKPGIGYPKQWEDQDKYKGGWELKNGELQLKSGSKTTRLLNLFYNPYQPTIDDYYEPWNYDYETLTTSPEKRHQPVARPKSAITGEFMELSWGPNWEDDLAGAHVTGLKDPNVVKMEQAIQAEFENVFMMYLPRICEHCINPPCVSSCPSGAMYKRDEDGIVLVDQNACRAWRHCVTSCPYKKVYFNWQTNKAEKCTLCFPRIEAGMPTICAETCVGRIRYIGVMLYDADKVKEAASVEDEKSLYHSQLEIFLDPHDPEVIAKAKEEGIPDEWIEAAQRSPIYKMIVDWKIALPLHPEYRTLPMVWYIPPLSPFMNMFEGKGSKANAEDIFPAIDEMRIPIQYLANLLTAGDETHIRITLKKMAAMRSYMRARQTNKQPDISMIEELDLSEQDIEDMYRLLAIAKYKDRFVIPASHREEVAELYAEQGSCGLSFAGGPGACGTLS
- a CDS encoding nitrate reductase subunit alpha, with protein sequence MKRKRSPLLNRFKYMKPIERYANDHSEVTYGDRDWENVYRRRWQHDKVVRSTHGVNCTGSCSWNIYVKDGIVTWEGQQIDYPSTGPDMPDFEPRGCPRGASFSWYIYSPLRVKYPYVRGVLMDMWREALQEHKNPLDAWKSIVENPEKAKRYKQARGKGGFVRVSWDEALTLVATSLLYTVIKYGPDRNVGFSPIPAMSMVSHAAGSRFMQLIGGPMLSFYDWYADLPPASPQIWGDQTDVPESSDWYNSGYIITWGSNVPLTRTPDAHFLAEVRYRGTKVVSISPDYAESTKFADDWLSVKPGTDGALAMAMGHVILKEYYVDRQVPYFQQYAKTYTDFPFIVTLKKDGNKWVADRFLQAKDLGRNVTNAEWKPVVYDENKKTFTIPHGTIGSRWDDQGKWNLHMVDEETEQPIEPCLSFLGSEDELVTIHIPYFTNEGRETIERVVPAKKIQTENGETYVTTVYDLVLANYGVDRGIGGNVARTYNDLVPFTPAWQETITGVKRELAIKIAREFAQNAIDTNGRSMIIVGAGINHWFHSDAIYRAVLNLVLFVGAQGVNGGGWAHYVGQEKLRPAEGWQTIMTARDWTMPPKLQNGTSFFYFATDQWRYEEIPVDELVSPLVKKARYSHYADYNVLAARLGWLPSYPTFNKNGIDLYEEAVAAGASTPEQIAQYVARQLKEKTLRFAIEDPDHEANFPRNLIVWRANLISSSGKGHEYFLKHLLGTTHGLMNDDQDSLRPQEITWREQAPEGKLDLLINLDFRMAGTALYSDIVLPAATWYEKHDLSSTDMHPFVHPFNPAISSPWEARSDWDIFKSLAKAVSDVAKQIGMKPVKEVVATPLLHDTAQELSQPFGKVRDWSKGECEPIPGKTMPNIHVIERDYTLIYDKMISLGPNVAKQPMGTKGIAWSVKEEYEKLKKTLGTIKRSSIAAGCPDISDAKNAAEAILALSSTTNGKVAVKAWEALEKKTNLSLVDLAKEREEECFTFEQITAQPKTVITSPAFSGSEKGGRRYSPFTTNVERLIPWRTLTGRQSYYLDHELMHEFGEAMATFKPILQHRPFSKKRPDVKGKEIVLNYLTPHNKWSIHSMYFDALPMLTLFRGGPTVWINKDDAEEAGIRDNDWIECFNRNGVVVARAVVSHRLPRGMAFMHHAQDRHINVPGTKLTNNRGGTHNSPTRIHMKPTHMIGGYAQLSYGFNYYGPTGNQRDLYVIIRKLEEVDWLED
- a CDS encoding metal-dependent hydrolase, encoding MRYHSHIVTSLCFGAAVAAHTSLSFSVSYTAGIVVGSLLPDIDEPKSYVGRRSMGVSNKVKEAFGHRGMTHSLVIWGIIALVMMWESSSLFAVGFVLGYLFHILEDFFSVQGVPLFWPFTLKRFKIPIYRTGNFIEKALFYAAFALLVYIGTKENLFYEWWKSFGSFM
- a CDS encoding alpha/beta hydrolase, translated to MKEKYPVLKGAEPFYFEGNNIGILVSHGFTGTTQSMRPLGEAYAKAGYTVCGPRLKGHGTHYEDMEQTTYEDWIRSVESGYEWLKERCDTIFVTGLSMGGTLTLYMAETYPEIKGIVPINAAIDIPTMASATNLEDLPRYLDAIGSDIKNPDVKELAYEKTPVASIRQIVMLMEKVRADLHKITCPALIFVSEEDHVVPPSNSQHIYEKISSSEKELVSLKNSYHVATLDYDQQKIVDLSLRFFEMYSEK